A single region of the Streptococcus sanguinis genome encodes:
- a CDS encoding CDP-alcohol phosphatidyltransferase family protein translates to MKKNEPLFIGEYDKSVILTYMGAAFALLAVYAVIQSQLRLAMMAFIVSGICDLFDGVVARRMKRTESQKRFGIEIDSLCDMISFAALPAMLLMTQLPLGAANIILAVLYALAAVTRLAHFNRLAKHDEGSGSYFIGLPVTYSALFFPLTYLVSQWLAPGLFAWVWLGLSLLLTFLFVYNCRIPKPNKLAYLVFAILAVASLIGLGVLPHG, encoded by the coding sequence ATGAAGAAGAATGAACCTTTGTTTATCGGTGAATACGATAAATCTGTTATCCTGACCTATATGGGCGCTGCTTTTGCACTGTTGGCAGTCTATGCCGTCATTCAGTCCCAGCTGCGGCTAGCCATGATGGCCTTTATCGTTAGCGGTATCTGCGACCTCTTTGACGGTGTGGTGGCGCGACGGATGAAGCGGACTGAAAGTCAGAAGCGCTTCGGCATTGAAATTGATTCGCTCTGCGACATGATTAGCTTTGCGGCTCTCCCGGCTATGCTCCTCATGACTCAGCTGCCCTTGGGAGCGGCCAATATCATCTTGGCTGTCCTCTATGCCTTAGCTGCGGTTACGCGCTTGGCACATTTTAACCGCTTGGCCAAGCATGATGAAGGATCTGGATCTTATTTTATCGGCTTGCCCGTGACTTACAGTGCCCTATTTTTCCCTCTGACCTATCTGGTCAGTCAATGGCTGGCGCCTGGTCTCTTTGCTTGGGTGTGGCTGGGCTTGTCTCTTTTGCTGACCTTTCTATTTGTCTACAACTGCCGGATTCCCAAGCCAAATAAGCTGGCCTATCTAGTCTTTGCGATTTTAGCTGTTGCAAGTCTGATTGGTCTGGGGGTTCTCCCGCATGGTTAA
- the galE gene encoding UDP-glucose 4-epimerase GalE, which yields MAILVLGGAGYIGSHMVDRLVAAGKEEVVVVDNLVTGHRAAVHPQAVFYEGDLADKDFMRGVFAKHPSIDAVIHFAAFSLVAESMADPLKYFDNNTAGMVSLLEVMQECGVKNIVFSSTAATYGIPEEVPILETTPQKPINPYGESKLMMETIMRWADRAYGIKFVALRYFNVAGAKPDGSIGEDHGPETHLLPIVLQVAQGKREKIAVFGDDYNTLDGTNVRDYVHPFDLADAHILAVEHLRSGQPSDAFNLGSSTGFSNLQIVEAARKVTGHPIPLEIAERRPGDPDTLIASSEKARKVLGWQPKFDNIETIIETAWKWHFSHPNGYDDRG from the coding sequence ATGGCAATTTTAGTATTAGGTGGAGCTGGCTATATCGGCTCGCACATGGTAGACCGTCTGGTAGCAGCAGGTAAGGAAGAAGTAGTCGTCGTTGATAATTTGGTGACTGGTCATCGGGCAGCCGTCCATCCACAAGCAGTTTTTTATGAGGGAGATTTGGCGGATAAGGACTTTATGCGTGGCGTTTTTGCCAAACATCCGTCCATCGATGCAGTCATTCATTTTGCTGCCTTTTCACTGGTCGCCGAGTCCATGGCGGACCCGCTCAAGTATTTTGATAATAACACGGCCGGCATGGTTTCTCTTTTGGAGGTCATGCAGGAATGCGGCGTTAAAAACATTGTCTTTTCTTCAACTGCTGCGACTTATGGCATTCCTGAGGAAGTTCCGATTCTGGAAACGACTCCGCAAAAGCCGATCAATCCTTATGGTGAGAGCAAGCTTATGATGGAGACCATTATGCGCTGGGCAGACCGGGCCTATGGGATCAAGTTTGTAGCTCTGCGTTATTTCAATGTGGCCGGTGCCAAGCCCGACGGCTCAATCGGCGAGGACCACGGACCTGAAACCCATCTCCTGCCCATTGTGCTTCAGGTGGCTCAGGGCAAACGTGAGAAGATTGCCGTCTTTGGTGACGATTACAATACTCTGGATGGGACCAATGTCCGCGATTATGTCCATCCTTTCGACTTGGCTGACGCCCATATTCTGGCTGTTGAGCATCTGCGTTCCGGACAACCTTCAGATGCCTTTAACCTTGGCTCTTCGACTGGTTTTTCCAACCTTCAGATTGTAGAAGCAGCCCGCAAGGTGACTGGACATCCTATTCCTTTGGAAATAGCAGAGCGGCGCCCAGGCGATCCGGATACGCTGATTGCTTCCTCTGAGAAGGCAAGGAAGGTTCTGGGTTGGCAGCCGAAATTCGACAATATTGAAACCATTATCGAAACCGCTTGGAAATGGCATTTCAGTCATCCAAACGGCTATGATGACAGAGGATAA
- a CDS encoding PEP/pyruvate-binding domain-containing protein: protein MKELWLEKEPSVVYGGKINQLINLCQLGHSVPKGLILPADQVMAWLRAALPEYSKQGLKEFIELGKEEIAERLQHYPLDPAWQRELAAFCQQNQAYIVRSSALLEDGQAMSFAGQYDSIGNCRTLSEIEQGIRSCLLSLFNPEALAYWQRQGLAEQDFAMAVLIQEQIKPDFSGVCFSLDVATNQDQTMLLEYVKGSAESLVSGQVNPEQLTLSWYKPDWSQLEIVEMPMAVLQKLHSQVLEIVAYFGRPMDIEWCAVQEQVYLLQARPITTVPTKIDSGRWTTANFRDGGVAAQPCPNLMWSLYRYSWQEALSSFLLAIGLEPDGVMPPLMRLHYARPFWNLGVVKQGMEQIPGYIERDFDDELGVNKDYQGQGFTSKLSPALLLNFLRVALKTQKVTKTFLHQAPEKLQELRQQFNHLNQKIQELDDQSPLQQVESLWQLVLNQAYLDSEGTYFWQAYINTVQLSMKKTSLLKWLTVDEFFQLIAKLGNVSHTKPLARMLEAADLILEDEKLTDDWLKLSVEELQGLTAQYPERADFIKIQDFQKDFGYHSARELDLRVASYEEDAHQVLTAIQQLVADSAYYQAAKASLSPVSESELDLAHLSRAKQKKIEKISEDLRNLLWWREEFKDISTRYYHLIRQISLKLGRAYEKRGFLKDFQDIFYIKKESLTAFMEGQKTADKLQEEAADNQHYCQAYRNFEPVGDLTDKEMSLEEVAHDSRALLTGMPASSGQVTGRVRVLLDLADIETIEPGEILVTRYTDTGWSYVFGILGGLVTEYGGVLCHASIVARECGIPALVCAKNATQLLETGMMVTLDGRRGEIRIHEEE, encoded by the coding sequence ATGAAAGAACTATGGCTGGAAAAAGAGCCTTCAGTCGTCTATGGCGGTAAAATCAATCAGTTAATCAACCTCTGTCAACTGGGGCATTCGGTTCCTAAGGGTTTGATTTTGCCTGCGGATCAAGTAATGGCTTGGCTAAGAGCGGCTCTGCCAGAATATTCAAAACAGGGACTTAAAGAATTCATCGAACTGGGCAAGGAGGAAATTGCGGAGCGTTTGCAGCACTATCCCTTGGATCCAGCTTGGCAGCGGGAGTTAGCAGCCTTTTGTCAGCAAAATCAAGCTTATATCGTTCGCAGCAGTGCCCTCTTAGAAGACGGACAGGCCATGTCATTTGCTGGCCAATATGACTCGATCGGCAACTGCCGGACACTGTCAGAAATTGAGCAGGGCATTCGTTCCTGTCTGCTTTCCCTTTTTAATCCTGAAGCCTTGGCCTACTGGCAGCGTCAGGGTCTGGCAGAACAGGATTTTGCCATGGCGGTGCTGATTCAGGAGCAGATAAAGCCTGACTTTAGCGGTGTCTGCTTTTCCCTAGACGTGGCAACAAATCAGGACCAGACCATGCTATTGGAGTATGTAAAAGGCTCAGCTGAGAGCTTGGTTAGCGGTCAAGTTAATCCTGAGCAACTGACTCTTTCTTGGTACAAGCCGGACTGGAGCCAGCTTGAAATAGTTGAAATGCCTATGGCAGTCTTGCAGAAGCTGCACTCGCAGGTTTTGGAGATTGTAGCGTATTTTGGTCGGCCGATGGATATTGAGTGGTGTGCCGTACAAGAGCAAGTCTATTTGCTGCAGGCTCGGCCCATCACAACAGTTCCAACTAAAATAGACAGTGGCCGCTGGACGACGGCTAATTTTCGGGATGGAGGCGTGGCGGCCCAGCCCTGTCCAAACCTGATGTGGAGCCTTTATCGTTATTCTTGGCAAGAGGCACTCTCTAGCTTTTTGCTGGCAATTGGCCTAGAGCCAGATGGTGTGATGCCTCCGCTGATGCGTCTCCATTATGCACGGCCTTTCTGGAACTTAGGCGTGGTCAAGCAAGGCATGGAGCAAATTCCAGGCTATATTGAACGTGACTTTGATGATGAGCTGGGAGTTAATAAAGACTACCAAGGTCAAGGTTTTACCAGCAAATTAAGTCCAGCCTTGCTCTTGAATTTCCTGCGGGTAGCTTTAAAAACACAAAAGGTAACTAAGACTTTTCTGCATCAGGCGCCAGAGAAGCTGCAAGAGCTGCGCCAGCAATTTAACCATCTTAATCAAAAAATACAAGAACTAGACGATCAAAGTCCACTGCAGCAGGTCGAGAGTCTTTGGCAATTAGTGCTAAATCAGGCTTATTTAGACAGTGAGGGAACTTATTTCTGGCAGGCCTACATCAATACGGTCCAGCTGTCTATGAAAAAGACCAGTCTCCTCAAATGGCTGACGGTCGATGAATTTTTCCAACTGATAGCTAAGTTAGGAAATGTTTCGCATACCAAGCCTTTGGCTCGGATGCTGGAAGCTGCGGATCTTATTTTGGAAGACGAGAAACTGACAGACGATTGGTTGAAGCTATCAGTGGAAGAGTTGCAGGGACTGACTGCACAATATCCTGAGCGAGCTGATTTTATCAAGATTCAGGATTTCCAAAAGGACTTTGGCTATCACTCGGCACGGGAGCTGGACTTACGAGTAGCGAGTTACGAAGAAGATGCTCATCAGGTCCTGACAGCGATTCAACAGTTGGTTGCTGATTCAGCTTACTACCAGGCGGCCAAAGCTTCGCTCAGTCCTGTCTCAGAGTCTGAACTTGATCTTGCTCATCTATCTCGAGCCAAGCAGAAAAAGATAGAAAAAATTAGTGAAGACCTGCGGAACTTGCTCTGGTGGCGGGAGGAGTTCAAGGATATTTCCACGCGCTATTACCACCTCATTCGTCAGATTAGCCTCAAACTCGGTCGAGCTTATGAAAAGCGAGGTTTTCTGAAAGATTTTCAAGATATTTTTTACATTAAGAAAGAAAGTCTGACTGCCTTTATGGAAGGGCAAAAGACTGCCGACAAGCTTCAAGAAGAAGCGGCTGATAATCAGCATTATTGCCAGGCCTATCGGAATTTTGAACCAGTGGGTGATTTGACCGACAAAGAGATGAGCTTGGAAGAGGTAGCCCATGACAGTCGGGCTCTGCTGACGGGAATGCCAGCCAGCAGTGGTCAGGTGACCGGTCGGGTTCGCGTCCTCTTGGATTTGGCTGATATTGAGACGATTGAGCCAGGAGAAATTCTTGTCACTCGCTATACAGATACGGGCTGGAGCTATGTTTTTGGTATTCTAGGCGGTCTAGTGACAGAGTACGGTGGAGTTCTCTGTCATGCCTCCATTGTCGCTCGGGAATGCGGAATTCCAGCTCTGGTCTGCGCTAAGAATGCAACTCAGCTGCTAGAAACTGGCATGATGGTAACTTTAGATGGAAGAAGAGGAGAAATACGAATTCATGAAGAAGAATGA
- a CDS encoding CDP-archaeol synthase: MRSILALYITLMPVILAGVLNMIFCKSSLLEAAYRPMDGGLILKDGKRMFGANKTWKGFLGMIIWGALAQILWGLLLKSIPTLENLHLVYAFYENTVLFNLVLGALLGLAYVLFELPNSFIKRRLEIREGKTAENGWKWTFIWIDQIDSLIGCIIFLLFYIPLSWQQMLDILILGAGTHLGVNRLLYWAKLRKNRM, encoded by the coding sequence ATGCGTTCGATTCTTGCCTTATATATCACCCTGATGCCGGTCATTCTGGCTGGAGTACTGAATATGATCTTTTGCAAGTCTTCACTGCTAGAGGCGGCTTATCGACCAATGGATGGTGGGTTGATTTTAAAGGATGGGAAGAGGATGTTTGGGGCTAACAAGACCTGGAAAGGCTTTCTAGGCATGATTATCTGGGGAGCTTTGGCGCAGATTCTTTGGGGATTGCTCTTAAAGAGTATTCCTACCCTTGAGAATCTGCACTTGGTCTATGCTTTTTACGAAAATACCGTGTTGTTTAATCTGGTGCTTGGAGCACTTTTGGGGCTGGCTTATGTTTTGTTTGAGCTGCCCAATAGCTTTATCAAGCGCCGTTTGGAAATCAGAGAGGGCAAGACGGCGGAGAATGGCTGGAAATGGACCTTTATCTGGATAGACCAGATTGATTCCTTGATTGGCTGTATTATTTTCTTGCTTTTCTATATCCCTCTGTCTTGGCAGCAGATGCTGGACATTTTAATCCTAGGGGCAGGCACGCATCTAGGAGTCAATCGCCTGCTCTACTGGGCTAAGCTTAGAAAAAATCGTATGTGA
- a CDS encoding phosphoenolpyruvate synthase — MKRIKQTGLDRVGGKAYHLLKMQAAGLPVPDFAVFAFDFFQESASSADLERMEEAYRSGELDLSQLSQQLQDWAKEQFAREDLTAAESWIRQEFFQKDCRFAVRSSATIEDGKASSFAGQFESQLNVKPEGLKEAIQATLLSLYQESALSYLFEQGLSLKQAQMICLVQVMQEGDLSGIYFTANPKGILNEHIIVIGRGLGNKVVEDKIPTTMVTLHPKDQLFYTEQTEDSPDVSQEQLKELQSLAGQVSQLFGPYMDMEFTFANGQLYLLQARPITTLPEGQQIILDNSNIVESYPGVSSPLTISFIQEAYASIFRSLAQRLVGKGAPELAAYEATFQNMLQPVNSRVYYQIQSWYQLLQLLPFSKKIIPIWQDMLGVRETEVPQMPVHLSAFKRLQIMLRIIREFWTAPKQMRQLEEQFAQIQREYEASFSPDADAETLITLVSKLKEDILAHWDITLVNDLYAFVYTGLLKKSRRGGAVQAEIAGIEQIESMRPALALQALTAQLKAEENADIRQAMETESSAVFLSRQHPLVQEIVHFIHEFGDRAPEELKLETSTFRTHPERLLKLLLQMCQQEEKKLAPQKLEEEEQKSGWWANFLRKRAMAGVKYRESSRLNRTRIYGMMRQIFRTLGQQLAEQGLLAMPDDVFYLTKEELFELTRKPRDVSGLIAERREKLEADKELPTFSRYVFTGQVFEKYMKPQNRTSSYNTSNQALQGIGCSPGCVKAQVLVVEDVQEIESAQDRIIVTKMTDPGWVYLLTQAKGVIAEQGSLLSHTAIISRELGIPSIVNVRGACSQLQNGDWIEMDGLTGKIRLIKEEDHAGN; from the coding sequence ATGAAAAGAATCAAGCAGACAGGGCTTGACCGGGTTGGAGGCAAGGCCTATCATTTGCTGAAAATGCAGGCTGCTGGTTTGCCGGTTCCTGACTTTGCTGTGTTTGCTTTTGACTTTTTTCAAGAATCTGCCAGCTCTGCTGACTTGGAGCGGATGGAAGAAGCTTATCGGTCTGGAGAGTTGGACTTGTCCCAACTCAGTCAACAACTGCAGGACTGGGCTAAAGAGCAGTTTGCGCGGGAAGATCTGACAGCAGCAGAAAGCTGGATCCGGCAGGAGTTTTTTCAGAAAGACTGTCGCTTTGCAGTCCGCTCATCTGCTACCATTGAGGATGGCAAGGCTTCCTCATTTGCCGGTCAGTTTGAGAGCCAGCTCAACGTGAAGCCAGAGGGGCTTAAAGAAGCTATTCAAGCGACCTTACTCTCTCTTTATCAGGAGTCAGCTCTTAGTTATCTGTTTGAGCAAGGCCTATCTTTGAAGCAAGCTCAGATGATTTGTCTTGTGCAGGTCATGCAGGAGGGAGACTTGTCTGGGATTTACTTCACAGCTAATCCCAAGGGCATTCTGAACGAGCATATCATTGTTATCGGTCGGGGCTTGGGCAACAAGGTTGTTGAGGATAAGATTCCTACGACAATGGTGACCCTCCATCCCAAGGACCAGCTCTTTTATACAGAGCAGACGGAGGACTCACCAGACGTATCACAGGAACAACTCAAGGAGCTACAATCTTTAGCTGGTCAGGTGAGTCAGCTTTTCGGACCTTATATGGATATGGAGTTTACCTTCGCCAATGGCCAACTCTATCTCTTGCAAGCACGACCTATTACCACCTTGCCAGAGGGACAGCAGATTATTCTGGATAATAGCAATATTGTTGAAAGTTATCCGGGAGTTTCTAGCCCTCTGACTATTAGTTTTATCCAAGAGGCTTATGCTAGCATTTTCCGCAGTCTGGCCCAGCGCTTGGTTGGCAAGGGTGCCCCTGAGTTGGCTGCCTATGAAGCTACTTTTCAAAATATGCTGCAGCCGGTCAATAGTCGTGTTTATTACCAGATTCAGAGCTGGTATCAGCTCTTGCAGCTTCTGCCTTTTTCTAAGAAAATCATTCCTATCTGGCAGGATATGCTGGGAGTGAGAGAGACGGAGGTGCCTCAGATGCCAGTGCACCTGTCCGCTTTCAAACGCCTGCAAATCATGCTCCGAATCATCCGAGAGTTTTGGACGGCTCCCAAGCAAATGCGACAATTGGAAGAGCAGTTTGCCCAGATTCAGCGCGAATACGAAGCGAGCTTTTCTCCTGATGCAGATGCGGAGACCTTGATTACCTTGGTCAGCAAGCTAAAAGAGGATATTCTGGCTCACTGGGACATTACGCTAGTCAATGACCTCTATGCTTTTGTCTATACTGGACTGCTAAAGAAGTCGCGTCGCGGCGGGGCTGTTCAGGCTGAGATTGCAGGAATTGAGCAGATTGAAAGTATGAGGCCGGCTTTGGCTCTGCAGGCTTTAACAGCTCAGCTGAAAGCAGAAGAAAATGCAGATATTAGACAGGCTATGGAAACTGAAAGCTCAGCAGTCTTTCTAAGTCGCCAGCATCCTTTGGTTCAAGAAATAGTCCATTTTATCCATGAATTTGGCGATCGGGCTCCGGAAGAGTTGAAGTTAGAAACATCAACCTTCCGAACGCATCCAGAGCGTCTGCTCAAGCTCCTGCTGCAAATGTGCCAGCAAGAGGAGAAGAAGTTGGCTCCTCAGAAACTTGAAGAAGAGGAGCAAAAATCAGGTTGGTGGGCGAATTTTCTTCGCAAGCGAGCCATGGCTGGTGTTAAATATCGGGAAAGCTCACGCTTAAACCGCACACGGATCTACGGTATGATGCGGCAGATTTTCCGAACATTGGGGCAGCAATTAGCCGAGCAAGGGCTGCTGGCTATGCCTGACGATGTTTTTTACCTGACAAAGGAAGAATTGTTTGAGTTGACCAGAAAGCCCAGAGATGTTAGTGGCTTGATAGCCGAGCGTCGGGAGAAGTTGGAGGCTGACAAGGAACTGCCAACCTTTAGTCGCTATGTTTTTACTGGACAAGTCTTTGAGAAATATATGAAACCGCAAAACCGCACCAGCAGTTATAATACGAGCAATCAAGCCTTACAAGGGATTGGCTGCTCACCTGGCTGCGTTAAGGCTCAGGTTTTGGTCGTGGAAGATGTGCAGGAGATTGAGTCTGCTCAGGACCGGATTATCGTGACCAAGATGACCGATCCGGGCTGGGTTTATCTTCTGACCCAAGCCAAGGGTGTCATTGCCGAGCAGGGGTCTTTGCTCTCGCACACGGCCATTATTTCCCGCGAGCTAGGTATTCCTTCCATTGTCAATGTTAGAGGCGCCTGCAGCCAGCTGCAAAATGGTGACTGGATTGAGATGGATGGCCTTACTGGCAAGATTCGACTAATCAAGGAGGAAGACCATGCTGGAAATTAA
- a CDS encoding UbiA family prenyltransferase has product MFKRLAVYYKEMFPLLPRFFVAAIMFFEIYFVLLLNDGVTTFHFDHQELIGIFTIFVFLMILRIADDFKDYETDRRLFPHRALPSGRVKKKDLAIALSFIVAVSVLLNVLFMNNIGWFLFLYIYGTLMSFWFFKRDKIQNSLPLALVTHNPVMMILNLYTISFVCYKYNLPLLSLPTVLLAFTMYFPSLIWEVCRKIRAPKDETEYVTYSKLFGYKKATRFIEVVTLLDILTNFALLWNISHVGVVVLVLNVIWMTVQFEQFIKDPTRFNIRERVERYTYITETTMVLSVAVYLLMGVL; this is encoded by the coding sequence ATGTTTAAACGATTAGCTGTTTATTATAAGGAAATGTTTCCTTTGCTGCCGCGCTTTTTTGTGGCTGCCATCATGTTTTTTGAGATTTATTTTGTCCTCTTGCTCAATGACGGAGTGACCACCTTTCACTTTGACCATCAGGAGTTGATTGGGATTTTTACGATTTTTGTCTTTCTGATGATTCTGCGGATTGCAGATGATTTCAAGGACTATGAGACCGACAGACGGCTCTTTCCTCATCGGGCTCTGCCATCTGGCCGGGTGAAAAAGAAGGACCTGGCTATTGCCCTCAGCTTTATCGTAGCTGTGTCTGTACTTCTCAATGTTCTCTTTATGAATAATATCGGCTGGTTCCTCTTTCTCTATATCTACGGAACTCTCATGTCCTTCTGGTTCTTCAAGCGTGATAAGATTCAAAATTCTCTGCCACTGGCTCTAGTGACCCATAATCCAGTCATGATGATTTTGAATCTCTATACTATCTCTTTTGTCTGCTACAAGTATAACCTGCCTCTCTTGTCCCTGCCGACCGTTTTGCTGGCCTTTACCATGTATTTCCCAAGTCTGATCTGGGAAGTCTGCCGCAAGATTCGGGCTCCCAAAGACGAGACAGAGTATGTGACCTATTCTAAGCTTTTTGGCTACAAAAAAGCCACTCGCTTTATCGAGGTGGTGACTCTGCTGGATATCTTGACCAATTTCGCTCTTCTCTGGAATATTTCCCATGTCGGAGTGGTGGTCTTGGTGCTGAATGTCATCTGGATGACTGTCCAGTTTGAGCAGTTTATCAAGGATCCGACTCGCTTTAATATCCGGGAGCGGGTAGAGCGTTATACTTATATCACGGAGACGACCATGGTTCTGTCCGTTGCTGTTTATCTCTTGATGGGGGTACTTTGA
- the galT gene encoding UDP-glucose--hexose-1-phosphate uridylyltransferase: protein MSKKLLDAFVSAVIDNSAFEEMDTIYLSNRVMALVGEAVAEQDMEAEQLIDLKDDLVAVAVKNGKIGDTLAEQDILGAELMNLITPAPSRLNQDFWTTYATNPEQAVADFYQLSQKNDYIKVKAIAKNIAFKAPTEYGDLEITINLSKPEKDPKEIAAAKKAKTSHYPACQLCMENEGYQGRLDHPARANHRIVRFDLAGQVWGFQYSPYAYFNEHCIFLHSQHLPMSISRLTFERLLDIVETFPGYFAGSNADLPIVGGSILTHDHYQGGSHTFPMEMAELDCSFTFSGFDEVEAGVVKWPMTVIRLRSEKKQLLIELADKILQAWRTYSDPSVQVLAESEGEPHHTITPIARRKDGRFELDLVLRDNQTSPEHPDGIYHPHRDVQHIKKENIGLIEVMGLAILPPRLKEELKQVERFLLGEDCQVAAYHQEWANQLKDQNPDVTAETVEGVVQASVGHIFSRVLEDAGVYKRTEEGQEAFMRFVQSVGIQP, encoded by the coding sequence ATGTCCAAGAAGTTACTGGATGCTTTCGTATCAGCAGTGATTGACAATAGCGCTTTTGAGGAAATGGACACCATCTATCTGAGCAATCGTGTCATGGCTTTAGTCGGAGAGGCAGTGGCAGAGCAGGATATGGAGGCTGAGCAGCTAATTGACCTTAAGGATGACTTGGTAGCTGTGGCTGTCAAGAATGGGAAGATTGGTGATACTCTGGCAGAGCAGGATATACTGGGAGCTGAGCTCATGAACTTAATCACACCAGCCCCTAGTCGGCTCAATCAGGACTTCTGGACGACTTATGCCACCAATCCTGAACAGGCCGTGGCTGATTTTTACCAGCTTAGTCAAAAGAATGACTATATCAAGGTCAAGGCCATTGCTAAAAACATTGCTTTCAAAGCACCGACTGAATATGGAGATTTGGAAATCACCATCAATCTCTCTAAGCCAGAAAAGGATCCCAAGGAAATTGCGGCAGCTAAAAAGGCTAAGACCAGCCATTATCCTGCCTGCCAGCTCTGCATGGAAAATGAAGGCTACCAAGGGCGTTTGGATCACCCAGCCCGTGCCAACCATCGAATTGTCCGTTTTGACTTGGCTGGACAGGTATGGGGCTTCCAGTATTCGCCCTATGCCTACTTTAATGAGCATTGCATCTTTCTCCACAGCCAGCACCTTCCCATGTCTATCAGTCGGCTGACCTTTGAGCGTCTGCTGGACATCGTTGAGACCTTTCCAGGCTATTTCGCAGGATCCAACGCCGATTTGCCTATTGTCGGTGGCTCTATCCTGACCCACGACCACTATCAGGGCGGAAGTCATACCTTCCCTATGGAAATGGCAGAGCTGGATTGCAGCTTTACTTTTAGCGGATTTGATGAGGTGGAAGCAGGTGTTGTCAAGTGGCCCATGACCGTCATTCGTCTAAGGTCTGAGAAAAAGCAATTGTTGATTGAGTTGGCTGACAAGATCTTGCAAGCTTGGCGGACTTATTCTGACCCCAGTGTGCAGGTGTTGGCAGAGTCTGAGGGTGAGCCTCACCATACCATCACACCGATTGCCCGCAGGAAAGATGGACGTTTTGAGCTGGACTTGGTCTTGCGGGACAATCAAACTTCCCCAGAACATCCGGACGGCATTTACCATCCTCATAGGGATGTGCAGCATATTAAGAAAGAAAATATCGGTCTGATTGAGGTTATGGGACTGGCCATTCTGCCGCCTCGGCTCAAGGAAGAACTCAAGCAGGTGGAACGATTCCTGCTGGGAGAAGACTGTCAGGTTGCTGCCTATCATCAGGAGTGGGCCAATCAACTCAAAGACCAGAATCCAGATGTTACCGCTGAGACGGTGGAAGGAGTAGTTCAGGCCTCGGTTGGACACATTTTCAGCCGTGTGTTGGAAGATGCGGGAGTTTACAAGCGAACAGAGGAAGGGCAAGAGGCTTTCATGCGCTTCGTCCAATCCGTCGGCATCCAGCCCTAG
- a CDS encoding phosphatidylserine decarboxylase — protein MVKVYQRRTGQVLEPTEYKAGLLDKLYGTAWGRILLPFLTRPSLSYLLTLKDYTPFSRKKIAAFVENYQLNLADYEDGPYPSFAAFFQRKIKPALRPVCPDSQVLAVADAKLEAFTISQDLQLTIKGQIYSLADLLLDEELAQLFSGGTALVYRLGVEDLHRYLAAESDRITQSRKIKGRLHTVRQVAQKRRLIYKENKREYCLLDTDLGPVLQMEVGALLVGRIYNHSQDHLVRGQEKGCFGLGGSTILVLYPADTIRLDQDILTYSDLGIETQIQMGEKIGEKLCLND, from the coding sequence ATGGTTAAGGTCTATCAGAGAAGGACTGGCCAAGTACTGGAACCAACAGAATACAAGGCGGGTCTGTTAGATAAGCTTTATGGTACTGCTTGGGGCCGCATCTTGTTGCCTTTCTTGACCCGACCTAGCCTGTCTTATCTTCTAACTTTGAAAGACTACACTCCTTTTTCTCGCAAGAAAATAGCAGCTTTTGTGGAAAATTATCAGCTGAATCTGGCTGACTATGAGGATGGACCCTATCCTAGCTTTGCGGCTTTTTTTCAGCGGAAAATCAAGCCCGCCCTGCGTCCAGTCTGTCCTGACAGTCAAGTACTGGCTGTGGCGGATGCCAAGCTGGAGGCTTTTACCATCAGTCAGGACTTACAGTTGACGATTAAGGGTCAGATTTATAGTCTAGCTGACTTACTGCTGGATGAAGAATTGGCTCAACTGTTTAGTGGCGGAACAGCTCTTGTCTATCGTTTGGGAGTGGAAGACCTGCACCGCTATCTAGCAGCTGAATCCGACAGAATTACCCAAAGTCGAAAAATCAAGGGACGCCTCCATACGGTCAGGCAGGTAGCCCAGAAGCGGCGCTTGATTTATAAGGAAAATAAAAGAGAATACTGTCTTTTAGATACCGACCTAGGACCTGTTCTGCAGATGGAAGTAGGGGCTCTCTTGGTCGGAAGAATATACAATCACAGTCAGGATCATTTGGTTAGGGGACAGGAGAAGGGCTGCTTTGGTCTGGGCGGCTCAACTATTCTTGTCCTCTATCCGGCAGACACGATTCGCTTGGATCAGGATATCCTGACTTACTCAGACCTCGGAATAGAAACCCAGATTCAAATGGGTGAAAAGATTGGAGAAAAGCTATGTTTAAACGATTAG